The proteins below come from a single Sorghum bicolor cultivar BTx623 chromosome 4, Sorghum_bicolor_NCBIv3, whole genome shotgun sequence genomic window:
- the LOC8064261 gene encoding probable L-ascorbate peroxidase 8, chloroplastic isoform X2, which produces MAERLAASLLPAASPSPSARRATVAAAAAASFPSPCSARAGLRLRSRQPLLSHSQKAAGRGRGVRVVRCMAASDAAQLKAAQEDIKELLKTTYCHPILVRLGWHDSGTYDKNIEEWPQRGGADGSLRFDAELSHGANAGLINALKLIQPIKDKYPGITYADLFQLASATAIEEAGGPKIPMKYGRVDVTAAEQCPPEGRLPDAGPRDPAEHLREVFYRMGLDDKEIVALSGAHTLGRSRPDRSGWGKPETKYTKDGPGEPGGQSWTVEWLKFDNSYFKDMKFLSQLPSEEQKEQDLLVLPTDAALFEDPSFKVYAEKYAEDQEAFFKDYAEAHAKLSDLGSKFDPPEGFSLDDDMSTAPADEKTEEDISFVAVAPSPVAPEPEPAAEPTPEPVAAAITTATADDNNGAAPQPEPFVAAKYSYGKRELSESMKQKIRAEYEGFGGSPDKPMQSNYFLNIMILIAGLAFLTSLVGN; this is translated from the exons ATGGCGGAGCGCCTCGCCGCCTCCCTCCTCCCCGCCGCCTCGCCGTCCCCGTCCGCCCGCCGCGCGACGGTCgcagccgcggccgccgcctctTTCCCCTCCCCATGCTCCGCGCGCGCGGGGCTGCGCCTACGCTCCCGCCAGCCCCTCCTCTCGCACTCGCAG AAGGCGGCCGGGCGCGGGCGTGGCGTGCGGGTGGTCCGGTGCATGGCGGCGTCGGACGCGGCGCAGCTCAAGGCCGCGCAGGAGGACATCAAGGAGCTCCTTAAGACCACATACTGCCACCCCATCCTG GTCCGTCTGGGGTGGCATGATTCTGGTACCTATGACAAGAATATTGAGGAGTGGCCACAACGAGGTGGAGCTGATGGAAGCTTAAGGTTCGATGCTGAGTTGAGTCATGGAGCCAATGCTG GTCTGATTAATGCATTGAAGCTTATCCAACCTATCAAGGACAAATACCCAGGTATCACTTATGCAGATTTGTTCCAGTTAGCGAGTGCTACGGCAATTGAG GAAGCTGGTGGCCCGAAAATTCCAATGAAATATGGGCGGGTTGATGTCACAGCAGCTGAGCAGTGTCCACCTGAAGGGAGGCTTCCTG ACGCTGGCCCACGTGATCCGGCTGAACACCTTAGGGAGGTATTCTATAGAATGGGCCTTGATGACAAG GAAATTGTTGCACTATCTGGAGCACATACACTTGGAAGATCAAGGCCTGACCGGAGTGGCTGGGGAAAACCAGAAACAAAATATACC AAGGATGGGCCTGGTGAGCCTGGAGGGCAATCATGGACAGTTGAGTGGTTGAAGTTTGATAACAGTTACTTCAAG GACATGAAGTTTTTGAGCCAACTTCCCTCGGAAGAGCAGAAGGAACAGGATCTTCTAGTTTTGCCCACAGATGCTGCATTATTTGAGGACCCATCATTCAAG GTATACGCGGAAAAGTACGCAGAGGACCAGGAAGCGTTTTTCAAAGACTATGCTGAAGCTCATGCTAAGCTGAGCGATCTTGGTTCAAAGTTTGATCCTCCTGAG GGATTCTCACTGGACGATGACATGAGCACTGCACCTGCAGACGAAAAGACGGAAGAAGATATCTCTTTTG TAGCAGTGGCACCGTCACCAGTGGCTCCAGAACCTGAACCAGCAGCAGAACCTACACCAGAACCAGTAGCAGCGGCAATAACAACAGCGACAGCCGATGACAACAACGGCGCAGCTCCACAGCCGGAGCCCTTCGTCGCTGCCAAATACTCGTATGGAAAG AGGGAGCTGTCAGAGTCGATGAAGCAAAAGATCAGAGCAGAGTACGAGGGGTTCGGAGGCAGCCCGGACAAGCCCATGCAGTCCAACTACTTCCTCAACATCATGATCCTGATCGCAGGGCTGGCGTTCTTGACGTCTCTGGTCGGGAACTGA
- the LOC8064261 gene encoding probable L-ascorbate peroxidase 8, chloroplastic isoform X3, translating to MAERLAASLLPAASPSPSARRATVAAAAAASFPSPCSARAGLRLRSRQPLLSHSQKAAGRGRGVRVVRCMAASDAAQLKAAQEDIKELLKTTYCHPILVRLGWHDSGTYDKNIEEWPQRGGADGSLRFDAELSHGANAGLINALKLIQPIKDKYPGITYADLFQLASATAIEEAGGPKIPMKYGRVDVTAAEQCPPEGRLPDAGPRDPAEHLREVFYRMGLDDKEIVALSGAHTLGRSRPDRSGWGKPETKYTKDGPGEPGGQSWTVEWLKFDNSYFKDMKFLSQLPSEEQKEQDLLVLPTDAALFEDPSFKVYAEKYAEDQEAFFKDYAEAHAKLSDLGSKFDPPEGFSLDDDMSTAPADEKTEEDISFAVAPSPVAPEPEPAAEPTPEPVAAAITTATADDNNGAAPQPEPFVAAKYSYGKRELSESMKQKIRAEYEGFGGSPDKPMQSNYFLNIMILIAGLAFLTSLVGN from the exons ATGGCGGAGCGCCTCGCCGCCTCCCTCCTCCCCGCCGCCTCGCCGTCCCCGTCCGCCCGCCGCGCGACGGTCgcagccgcggccgccgcctctTTCCCCTCCCCATGCTCCGCGCGCGCGGGGCTGCGCCTACGCTCCCGCCAGCCCCTCCTCTCGCACTCGCAG AAGGCGGCCGGGCGCGGGCGTGGCGTGCGGGTGGTCCGGTGCATGGCGGCGTCGGACGCGGCGCAGCTCAAGGCCGCGCAGGAGGACATCAAGGAGCTCCTTAAGACCACATACTGCCACCCCATCCTG GTCCGTCTGGGGTGGCATGATTCTGGTACCTATGACAAGAATATTGAGGAGTGGCCACAACGAGGTGGAGCTGATGGAAGCTTAAGGTTCGATGCTGAGTTGAGTCATGGAGCCAATGCTG GTCTGATTAATGCATTGAAGCTTATCCAACCTATCAAGGACAAATACCCAGGTATCACTTATGCAGATTTGTTCCAGTTAGCGAGTGCTACGGCAATTGAG GAAGCTGGTGGCCCGAAAATTCCAATGAAATATGGGCGGGTTGATGTCACAGCAGCTGAGCAGTGTCCACCTGAAGGGAGGCTTCCTG ACGCTGGCCCACGTGATCCGGCTGAACACCTTAGGGAGGTATTCTATAGAATGGGCCTTGATGACAAG GAAATTGTTGCACTATCTGGAGCACATACACTTGGAAGATCAAGGCCTGACCGGAGTGGCTGGGGAAAACCAGAAACAAAATATACC AAGGATGGGCCTGGTGAGCCTGGAGGGCAATCATGGACAGTTGAGTGGTTGAAGTTTGATAACAGTTACTTCAAG GACATGAAGTTTTTGAGCCAACTTCCCTCGGAAGAGCAGAAGGAACAGGATCTTCTAGTTTTGCCCACAGATGCTGCATTATTTGAGGACCCATCATTCAAG GTATACGCGGAAAAGTACGCAGAGGACCAGGAAGCGTTTTTCAAAGACTATGCTGAAGCTCATGCTAAGCTGAGCGATCTTGGTTCAAAGTTTGATCCTCCTGAG GGATTCTCACTGGACGATGACATGAGCACTGCACCTGCAGACGAAAAGACGGAAGAAGATATCTCTTTTG CAGTGGCACCGTCACCAGTGGCTCCAGAACCTGAACCAGCAGCAGAACCTACACCAGAACCAGTAGCAGCGGCAATAACAACAGCGACAGCCGATGACAACAACGGCGCAGCTCCACAGCCGGAGCCCTTCGTCGCTGCCAAATACTCGTATGGAAAG AGGGAGCTGTCAGAGTCGATGAAGCAAAAGATCAGAGCAGAGTACGAGGGGTTCGGAGGCAGCCCGGACAAGCCCATGCAGTCCAACTACTTCCTCAACATCATGATCCTGATCGCAGGGCTGGCGTTCTTGACGTCTCTGGTCGGGAACTGA
- the LOC8064261 gene encoding probable L-ascorbate peroxidase 8, chloroplastic isoform X1: MAERLAASLLPAASPSPSARRATVAAAAAASFPSPCSARAGLRLRSRQPLLSHSQKAAGRGRGVRVVRCMAASDAAQLKAAQEDIKELLKTTYCHPILVRLGWHDSGTYDKNIEEWPQRGGADGSLRFDAELSHGANAGLINALKLIQPIKDKYPGITYADLFQLASATAIEEAGGPKIPMKYGRVDVTAAEQCPPEGRLPDAGPRDPAEHLREVFYRMGLDDKEIVALSGAHTLGRSRPDRSGWGKPETKYTKDGPGEPGGQSWTVEWLKFDNSYFKDMKFLSQLPSEEQKEQDLLVLPTDAALFEDPSFKVYAEKYAEDQEAFFKDYAEAHAKLSDLGSKFDPPEGFSLDDDMSTAPADEKTEEDISFGERLKQFLAGISWKNFQVQNFLIFLKKLWTDLLKRISTGTPWKWGTALTLEPWGTALTLEPSVAVAPSPVAPEPEPAAEPTPEPVAAAITTATADDNNGAAPQPEPFVAAKYSYGKRELSESMKQKIRAEYEGFGGSPDKPMQSNYFLNIMILIAGLAFLTSLVGN; this comes from the exons ATGGCGGAGCGCCTCGCCGCCTCCCTCCTCCCCGCCGCCTCGCCGTCCCCGTCCGCCCGCCGCGCGACGGTCgcagccgcggccgccgcctctTTCCCCTCCCCATGCTCCGCGCGCGCGGGGCTGCGCCTACGCTCCCGCCAGCCCCTCCTCTCGCACTCGCAG AAGGCGGCCGGGCGCGGGCGTGGCGTGCGGGTGGTCCGGTGCATGGCGGCGTCGGACGCGGCGCAGCTCAAGGCCGCGCAGGAGGACATCAAGGAGCTCCTTAAGACCACATACTGCCACCCCATCCTG GTCCGTCTGGGGTGGCATGATTCTGGTACCTATGACAAGAATATTGAGGAGTGGCCACAACGAGGTGGAGCTGATGGAAGCTTAAGGTTCGATGCTGAGTTGAGTCATGGAGCCAATGCTG GTCTGATTAATGCATTGAAGCTTATCCAACCTATCAAGGACAAATACCCAGGTATCACTTATGCAGATTTGTTCCAGTTAGCGAGTGCTACGGCAATTGAG GAAGCTGGTGGCCCGAAAATTCCAATGAAATATGGGCGGGTTGATGTCACAGCAGCTGAGCAGTGTCCACCTGAAGGGAGGCTTCCTG ACGCTGGCCCACGTGATCCGGCTGAACACCTTAGGGAGGTATTCTATAGAATGGGCCTTGATGACAAG GAAATTGTTGCACTATCTGGAGCACATACACTTGGAAGATCAAGGCCTGACCGGAGTGGCTGGGGAAAACCAGAAACAAAATATACC AAGGATGGGCCTGGTGAGCCTGGAGGGCAATCATGGACAGTTGAGTGGTTGAAGTTTGATAACAGTTACTTCAAG GACATGAAGTTTTTGAGCCAACTTCCCTCGGAAGAGCAGAAGGAACAGGATCTTCTAGTTTTGCCCACAGATGCTGCATTATTTGAGGACCCATCATTCAAG GTATACGCGGAAAAGTACGCAGAGGACCAGGAAGCGTTTTTCAAAGACTATGCTGAAGCTCATGCTAAGCTGAGCGATCTTGGTTCAAAGTTTGATCCTCCTGAG GGATTCTCACTGGACGATGACATGAGCACTGCACCTGCAGACGAAAAGACGGAAGAAGATATCTCTTTTGGTGAGAGATTGAAACAATTTTTAGCAGGCATCTCTTGGAAAAACTTTCAAGttcaaaactttttaatttttcttAAAAAGTTATGGACGGATTTGTTGAAACGAATTTCAACCGGTACCCCTTGGAAATGGGGTACTGCACTAACACTGGAACCATGGGGTACTGCACTAACACTGGAACCATCAGTAGCAGTGGCACCGTCACCAGTGGCTCCAGAACCTGAACCAGCAGCAGAACCTACACCAGAACCAGTAGCAGCGGCAATAACAACAGCGACAGCCGATGACAACAACGGCGCAGCTCCACAGCCGGAGCCCTTCGTCGCTGCCAAATACTCGTATGGAAAG AGGGAGCTGTCAGAGTCGATGAAGCAAAAGATCAGAGCAGAGTACGAGGGGTTCGGAGGCAGCCCGGACAAGCCCATGCAGTCCAACTACTTCCTCAACATCATGATCCTGATCGCAGGGCTGGCGTTCTTGACGTCTCTGGTCGGGAACTGA
- the LOC8064262 gene encoding tetratricopeptide repeat protein 33 isoform X1: MPLLRNSNPSTMKISWGKNSKVKKQSVVVSTIPGLPFGVGSDNDEVEREEKSDANTNCPGTKPVETAELLQSQGDKLAEEGKYHEALAKWEAALILTPDNAILHEQKAQVLLEVGDAWRALTAATRATELDPFWPEAWVTLGRAQLNFGEPDSAILTFDKALAIKPDYNDAKADRETAARLVKKRGQLHTSGLSANKRRFTVGEYPEKGAEGEEKGKETAV, encoded by the exons ATGCCCCTGCTCCGCAACTCCAATCC CTCCACCATGAAGATATCCTGGGGTAAGAATTCCAAGGTTAAGAAACAGTCGGTGGTAGTATCAACTATACCAGGCCTACCATTTGGAGTGGGGAGTGACAACGATGAGGTTGAAAGGGAGGAAAAATCAGATGCAAACACAAACTGTCCTGGAACAAAGCCAGTTGAAACTGCTGAGTTGCTCCAGAGTCAGGGAGACAAGCTAGCCGAG GAAGGGAAGTACCATGAAGCACTTGCTAAATGGGAGGCTGCGCTTATCTTGACACCTGATAATGCAATACTTCATGAGCAGAAAGCTCAGGTTTTACTTGAAGTGGGGGATGCATGGCGTGCACTGACAGCAGCAACCA GAGCAACAGAACTGGATCCATTTTGGCCTGAG GCTTGGGTTACCCTTGGTAGAGCACAGCTAAATTTTGGGGAGCCAGATTCAGCTATACTGACTTTTGACAAGGCGTTAGCTATCAAG CCTGATTATAACGATGCAAAAGCTGACCGAGAAACTGCTGCTCGTCTAGTCAAGAAACGAGGGCAGCTGCATACATCAGGGTTAAGTGCTAACAAGAGACGCTTCACAGTTGGGGAGTACCCAGAGAAGGGTGCAGAGGGCGAAGAAAAAGGGAAAGAAACAGCTGTATAG
- the LOC8064262 gene encoding tetratricopeptide repeat protein 33 isoform X2, whose product MKISWGKNSKVKKQSVVVSTIPGLPFGVGSDNDEVEREEKSDANTNCPGTKPVETAELLQSQGDKLAEEGKYHEALAKWEAALILTPDNAILHEQKAQVLLEVGDAWRALTAATRATELDPFWPEAWVTLGRAQLNFGEPDSAILTFDKALAIKPDYNDAKADRETAARLVKKRGQLHTSGLSANKRRFTVGEYPEKGAEGEEKGKETAV is encoded by the exons ATGAAGATATCCTGGGGTAAGAATTCCAAGGTTAAGAAACAGTCGGTGGTAGTATCAACTATACCAGGCCTACCATTTGGAGTGGGGAGTGACAACGATGAGGTTGAAAGGGAGGAAAAATCAGATGCAAACACAAACTGTCCTGGAACAAAGCCAGTTGAAACTGCTGAGTTGCTCCAGAGTCAGGGAGACAAGCTAGCCGAG GAAGGGAAGTACCATGAAGCACTTGCTAAATGGGAGGCTGCGCTTATCTTGACACCTGATAATGCAATACTTCATGAGCAGAAAGCTCAGGTTTTACTTGAAGTGGGGGATGCATGGCGTGCACTGACAGCAGCAACCA GAGCAACAGAACTGGATCCATTTTGGCCTGAG GCTTGGGTTACCCTTGGTAGAGCACAGCTAAATTTTGGGGAGCCAGATTCAGCTATACTGACTTTTGACAAGGCGTTAGCTATCAAG CCTGATTATAACGATGCAAAAGCTGACCGAGAAACTGCTGCTCGTCTAGTCAAGAAACGAGGGCAGCTGCATACATCAGGGTTAAGTGCTAACAAGAGACGCTTCACAGTTGGGGAGTACCCAGAGAAGGGTGCAGAGGGCGAAGAAAAAGGGAAAGAAACAGCTGTATAG
- the LOC8068872 gene encoding RNA polymerase II transcriptional coactivator KIWI, protein MWGKGKKRFGGGGEPAAKRQAAGDEGPSEPAEDGTVVAEISKNKKVSVRNWKGRVFVDLREFYVKDGKSLPTRKGISLQLDQWKILRDNIKAIDEAIKENT, encoded by the exons ATGTGGGGGAAGGGAAAGAAGCgtttcggcggcggcggcgagccggCGGCCAAGCGGCAGGCCGCCGGGGACGAAGGCCCCTCCGAACCCGCCGAAGACGGTACGGTCGTAGCCGAG AtatcgaagaacaagaaggtGTCTGTTAGGAACTGGAAAGGCAGGGTCTTCGTTGACCTCCGCGAGTTCTACGTCAAGGACGGCAAGTCTCTCCCCACCCGCAAAG GTATATCACTCCAGTTAGATCAG TGGAAGATATTGAGGGACAATATCAAAGCCATAGATGAGGCCATCAAGGAGAACACATGA